A single Lactuca sativa cultivar Salinas chromosome 8, Lsat_Salinas_v11, whole genome shotgun sequence DNA region contains:
- the LOC111881791 gene encoding probable aspartic proteinase GIP2: MLDLIWIHSRRVSPQYSMANSHLQLLLYLFLLTIKISSSVQTTLFHGGFLLDITKDAQTLQYTTQLLIGTPQLPTKLVVHLSGQSLWLNCAHSSSSRHFVRHGSLPCLMAKSGGQTPIVPSPSPTICDVHQENPITGSTNFGDLAEDIVTVSDGMGVDRFLFLCSPEYLLKTLATGAKGMLGFGRSKIAFQSQAVNNFDIPRKFSICLSSSEGFIFSGIGISKSLSYTPLISTHGHDGYYVNVKSIKINGRKLVLQPIRGVEISTVVPYTTMKSPIYGIFTKAYVKAASSMNMTMVAPVAPFGVCFSSQRKVPEIELVLQSEVVKWMIQGRNSMVQVSDSVMCLGFVDGGLNMRGSVSMVLGGYQLEDHILEFNLATGMLGFSPSLLREGDSCSNMKNAVVSTPLTL; the protein is encoded by the coding sequence ATGTTAGATTTGATCTGGATACACAGCCGCCGCGTCTCTCCCCAATATTCCATGGCCAATTCTCATCTTCAACTGCTTCTATATCTCTTTCTTCTCACCATCAAAATATCATCATCTGTCCAAACAACCCTCTTCCATGGTGGGTTTCTTCTTGATATCACCAAAGATGCCCAAACCCTCCAATACACCACCCAGTTACTCATCGGTACTCCGCAACTTCCCACCAAGCTCGTTGTTCACCTCTCCGGTCAATCTCTATGGCTCAATTGCGCACATTCGTCTTCATCTAGACACTTCGTCCGCCATGGTTCTCTTCCCTGCTTGATGGCGAAATCCGGTGGTCAAACTCCGATTGTTCCCAGTCCCAGTCCCACCATCTGTGACGTTCACCAAGAAAACCCCATCACTGGATCCACCAATTTCGGAGATCTAGCCGAGGATATAGTCACCGTTTCCGATGGTATGGGTGTTGATCGGTTCCTTTTCTTATGTTCGCCGGAGTATCTACTAAAAACCCTGGCTACCGGTGCTAAAGGTATGTTAGGCTTCGGAAGATCAAAAATTGCGTTTCAATCTCAGGCTGTCAACAATTTTGACATTCCAAGAAAGTTTTCTATATGTTTATCTTCATCTGAAGGGTTTATATTTTCCGGCATCGGCATCTCTAAGTCTCTATCGTACACACCCTTGATCTCGACCCATGGTCACGACGGGTACTATGTGAACGTAAAATCCATCAAAATTAATGGCAGAAAACTGGTGTTACAACCGATCAGAGGCGTCGAAATAAGCACAGTCGTCCCATACACCACCATGAAGAGCCCGATTTATGGGATCTTTACAAAAGCTTATGTTAAGGCTGCTAGTTCAATGAACATGACGATGGTGGCTCCGGTGGCGCCGTTTGGTGTTTGTTTTAGCTCGCAAAGGAAGGTGCCGGAGATTGAACTGGTGTTGCAGAGTGAAGTGGTTAAGTGGATGATTCAAGGGAGGAATTCGATGGTACAAGTGAGTGATTCAGTGATGTGTTTAGGGTTCGTGGATGGGGGTTTGAATATGAGAGGTTCAGTTTCAATGGTTTTAGGAGGGTATCAATTGGAAGATCATATTTTGGAGTTCAATTTAGCGACTGGTATGTTGGGATTCAGTCCTTCGTTGTTGAGGGAGGGTGATAGCTGTTCTAACATGAAAAATGCGGTGGTTTCAACACCATTGACATTGTAA